The Streptomyces sp. HUAS MG91 sequence GTCGGGCCCGTCACCGAGCGCTGGTCGCCCGAGCAGGCCTATCCGGTGCAGGAGAGCTGGCAGCTCGCCGCGCCCGTCGGGCCCGCCACCGATCTGTGGGCCCTCGGCGCGCTGCTCTTCCGCGCCGTGCAGGGGCACGCCCCCTACCCGGAGGAGTCCACGCCCGAGCTGGTGCAGATGGTGTGCGCCGAGCCGCCCGCGTTCGCCGAGGAGTGCGGGCCGCTGCGGCCCGTCGTGGAGTCGCTGCTGCGCCAGGACCCCACCGAGCGGCTGGACTTCGAGGAGCTGCAGGGCTGGCTGCGGTCGCTGGTGCGCTCCGCGCCCGAGCCGGACGCCGGGACGCACGTCGTGCCCGCGCCCGCCTACGACGCGACCCGGCTGCCGATCAAGCGCCGCAGGGGCGAGCTGGTGCGCAGGCGCCGTGCGGGCCGGGGAGCGGGCCGGCACAAGCGCGGCCGCGACGAGCGGATGCCGCACCCCGTCGAGTCGGCCGAGCCGCGCCGTCCGGCCAAGGCGCCGAAAGCACCCAAGGCGCCCAAGGCGCCGAGGCCGCCCCGGATGCCCGAGCCGCCCCGCGCCGTTCGGGAGACCGCGCCCCGGCAGCCCCGGCAGCCCAGGTCGCTCGGGAAGCTGCTGGTCACCCTCGTCCTGGTCGGGCTCGTCGGCGCGGTGGCGTACGCCATGGTCTTCATGCCGAAGTCCGGGACCGGCGGCGACGGCGGCACACGGGAGAACGCCAACTCGGTGGGCGGCGCGCCCCGGCAGTCGGAGAAGAGCCAGGAGCCGTCGACGCCCGCCCCCGCGAAGTCGCCCAAGGGACACAGCAGTTCCAAGCCGTCCTCCACTCAGCCGCAGTCCGACGTCGCCGCCGGGTTCACCCTGCGCAAGGACCCCGAGGGCTTCGAGGTCGCCGTCGCCAAGGGCTGGCAGCGGGAGGGGAAGAACGGGCGGGGACAGGTCGTGTACGCGCAGGGCGACTTCGAGCTGCTGGTCGTCCCCGGCCGCGACTCCACGGCCACGTACGGCAAGGACCCGATGAAGTACCAGCGGGAGGACGAGCGCGAGCTCCAGCCGTTCCGCGACTCGACCTGGGCCACGTCCAGCGGGATGAAGACCATCGACGTGGGCGGCCGGACGATGGCCGAGGGCCAGTTCACCTGGCAGGGCGGCGACGGCCGGCAGGTGTTCGTGCGCAATCTCGCCATGGTCGTCGGCGGCAGGTACCACGTGGTGCAGGTGCGCGGTCCCGAGGCGGAGCGCGACGAGGTGTCGCGCCTGTTCGACCAGGCGTCCTCCACCTACCAGTACGGGGGTTGAGCACCTCCGCGGCACCCCCCGCGGGAACCTCCGGGCGACGGGAAGGTGAACGCGACGCGCGTCACAGTGCTGTTTCATGAGGCCCCGCCTGTTCCTTGAGTGGCGCCCGCTCCCTAGGGTGGGCTCTGTCAAGACCTTTGCGGGGGAACGTGAATCAGATGCAGGGCCACCTCCTCGCGGGCCGTTACCGGCTCGGAGAATCCATAGGCCGCGGCGGCATGGGCCGCGTCTGGCGGGCGCACGACGAGGTCCTCCACCGCTCGGTCGCCGTGAAGGAACTGACGGCCGCTCAGTGGGTGTCCGAGGCCGACCGTGCCCCGCTCCTCGCCCGTACGCAGACCGAGGCGCGGGCCGCCGCCCGCATCAACCACCCGGCGGTCGTGACCGTCCACGACGTCCTTGAGCACGACGACCGGCCGTGGATCGTCATGGAACTGGTCGAGGGCCCCTCGCTCGCCGACGCCGTCAAGGAGCACGGCCGGATCGTCCCGGCCGAGGCGGCCAGGATCGGCCTGTGGACGCTGCGGGCGCTGCGGGCCGCCCACCGGGCCGGGGTGCTGCACCGCGATGTGAAGCCCGGCAATGTGCTGCTCGCGCGCGACGGCAGCGTCAAGCTCACCGACTTCGGCATCGCGCAGGTCGAGGGCGACTCGACCATCACCCGCACCGGCGAGATCGTCGGCTCCGTGGACTATCTGGCGCCGGAGCGGGTCAGCGGCTCTGAGCCCGGCCCCGCCTCCGACCTGTGGGCGCTGGGCGCCACCCTGTACACGGCCGTGGAGGGCCGCTCCCCGTTCCGCCGCACCTCGCCGATCAGCACCATGCAGGCCGTGGTCGAGGACGAGCCCGAGATCCCCGAGCACGCGGGGGAGCTGGGACCGGTCATCGCGGCGCTGCTGCGCAAGGAGCCCGCGGCGCGGCCCGGCTCCGACGAGGCCGAGGTGATGCTCGCCGAGGTCGCCGAGGGGCGCCGGGCGGGCGGGGCGCAGGCGTACGTACCGACGCAGGTGCACCCGTCGTCGTCGCCGACCGCGGCGACGCACGCGCCGGTCCCGCGGACTCCCGCACCGCAGCCGGTCCAGCACACCACCACGACGACCGCCACGGGCGCCCGGCAGCGGCGCTGGCCCGTGTGGGTCGCGGGCGTGGTCGCGGCGCTGCTCGTCGGGGGCGGCGGCGCGTTCGGCGCGCTCTCCTACCTGGACCACCGCGACTCCGGCTCGTCGTCGCGGCAGGACGCGGGCGGCGACGGAGGCACCGGCGGCACCGCGCCGCAGAGCCCGACGCCCTCGGGATCGGGATCGGCGTCGGCGTCGCCGGGACCCGGCACCGGCGGCATCCCGGCGGACTGGGAGCCGGTGGACGACCCCGCCGGGTTCAGCCTGATGGTGCCGCCCGGCTGGCACCGCCTGGACTCCAGCACCGAGACCCAGATCGACTACGGGCCGGGCGACGGTCAGCGTTTCGTCCGCATCGGCATCGACGAGTCCTCCGACTGGCCCGACTCCTACCAGCACCAGCTGGACCTGGAGAAGACCCTGGAGAAGTCGCTCCCCGACTACCAGCGGGTGTCGTTGCAGGCCAACA is a genomic window containing:
- a CDS encoding serine/threonine-protein kinase, which produces MQGHLLAGRYRLGESIGRGGMGRVWRAHDEVLHRSVAVKELTAAQWVSEADRAPLLARTQTEARAAARINHPAVVTVHDVLEHDDRPWIVMELVEGPSLADAVKEHGRIVPAEAARIGLWTLRALRAAHRAGVLHRDVKPGNVLLARDGSVKLTDFGIAQVEGDSTITRTGEIVGSVDYLAPERVSGSEPGPASDLWALGATLYTAVEGRSPFRRTSPISTMQAVVEDEPEIPEHAGELGPVIAALLRKEPAARPGSDEAEVMLAEVAEGRRAGGAQAYVPTQVHPSSSPTAATHAPVPRTPAPQPVQHTTTTTATGARQRRWPVWVAGVVAALLVGGGGAFGALSYLDHRDSGSSSRQDAGGDGGTGGTAPQSPTPSGSGSASASPGPGTGGIPADWEPVDDPAGFSLMVPPGWHRLDSSTETQIDYGPGDGQRFVRIGIDESSDWPDSYQHQLDLEKTLEKSLPDYQRVSLQANTFRDQKGSLWDFTWTGGSKDSAPGPRRAIEETYVAHDGTEYALYLSAPAGQWPSARAQFENIRKGWRPAG
- a CDS encoding protein kinase is translated as MDEYAGRVLADRYRLPLPVADDYDAYDTTRSWAARAFDTYSGQEVLVRQVPLPEVVEAEVLDADGLPEGFRPGAPPVRSSTEPSVSRAMEAAQAAAQIPDHPRLDQVFDVFAEGGSLWVVSEVVAARPLAALLAQGPLSPYRAAEIAADVLTALRALHAHGWVHRNITARTVLVCDDGRVVLTGLAAGAAEEALCGYDPRPAPEPEADPEPAPAPTPERPALSKPPAPAPAPAIEAGDFRAARAGAIAAYRAGARAAAGQITGQPAGQPAAQPPGQSAGQLDDPYGVRDSWHGATRRPAAGPASPEPAPAVRPTRWNELIPGAETAAEAETPEPAPPAGAAARGPALTTLDAERARQVRMTVVGPVTERWSPEQAYPVQESWQLAAPVGPATDLWALGALLFRAVQGHAPYPEESTPELVQMVCAEPPAFAEECGPLRPVVESLLRQDPTERLDFEELQGWLRSLVRSAPEPDAGTHVVPAPAYDATRLPIKRRRGELVRRRRAGRGAGRHKRGRDERMPHPVESAEPRRPAKAPKAPKAPKAPRPPRMPEPPRAVRETAPRQPRQPRSLGKLLVTLVLVGLVGAVAYAMVFMPKSGTGGDGGTRENANSVGGAPRQSEKSQEPSTPAPAKSPKGHSSSKPSSTQPQSDVAAGFTLRKDPEGFEVAVAKGWQREGKNGRGQVVYAQGDFELLVVPGRDSTATYGKDPMKYQREDERELQPFRDSTWATSSGMKTIDVGGRTMAEGQFTWQGGDGRQVFVRNLAMVVGGRYHVVQVRGPEAERDEVSRLFDQASSTYQYGG